One segment of Pseudobythopirellula maris DNA contains the following:
- a CDS encoding LysR family transcriptional regulator, which produces MHQLRYFVAVAEERNFTRAAETCSVAQPSLSQQIIKLEKELGHKLFDRLGRQVRLTDAGRLLYGRATSVLEGLESTREELAELAGAGRGRVSVGAMLTAAPYLLPPVLKAFGRSHPEAEVIVHEGMTDRVLEECKSGALDLALLAMPVDDDQLHVEPLFEDELLLAVHPKHRLATKKRVTLEDVMAEPFILLDPIHCLGKQVLSYCLGKECKPRVACRSSQILTVQELVALDYGVSLLPASAAAADKSKSRCYVSLCGASPSRSIALVWRRNRVQSGVVKAFADEIRRRWTS; this is translated from the coding sequence ATGCACCAGCTTCGTTACTTTGTCGCCGTCGCCGAGGAACGCAACTTCACTCGCGCGGCCGAGACCTGCAGCGTCGCTCAGCCGTCGCTCAGCCAGCAGATCATCAAGCTCGAGAAGGAGCTCGGCCACAAGCTGTTCGACCGCCTCGGTCGCCAGGTTCGCCTGACCGACGCCGGCCGCCTGCTCTACGGCCGCGCCACCAGCGTGCTTGAGGGCCTCGAGAGCACCCGAGAAGAACTCGCCGAGCTGGCGGGCGCCGGCCGCGGGCGTGTTTCGGTCGGGGCCATGCTGACCGCCGCCCCTTACCTGCTGCCCCCCGTGCTGAAGGCCTTCGGCCGCTCGCACCCGGAGGCCGAGGTGATTGTGCACGAGGGGATGACCGACCGGGTGCTCGAGGAGTGCAAGTCGGGGGCGCTCGACCTTGCGCTGTTGGCGATGCCGGTCGACGACGACCAGCTCCACGTCGAGCCGCTGTTCGAGGACGAACTGCTGCTGGCCGTCCACCCGAAGCACCGTCTGGCGACCAAGAAGCGGGTGACGCTCGAGGACGTGATGGCCGAGCCGTTCATCCTGCTCGACCCGATCCACTGCCTCGGCAAGCAGGTGCTCTCGTACTGCCTCGGCAAGGAGTGCAAGCCGCGCGTCGCTTGCCGCAGCTCGCAGATCCTCACGGTGCAGGAGCTGGTGGCGCTCGATTACGGTGTGAGCCTGCTGCCCGCCTCGGCGGCGGCGGCCGATAAGTCGAAGTCGCGCTGCTACGTCTCGCTCTGCGGCGCCAGCCCTAGCCGCTCAATCGCCCTGGTCTGGCGGAGAAACCGTGTGCAAAGCGGCGTAGTCAAGGCGTTTGCCGACGAGATCCGCCGGCGTTGGACCTCATGA
- a CDS encoding PQQ-dependent sugar dehydrogenase yields the protein MRGDHFFGRGGLSVRSGWLMPAAIVVAAAAGQARAGYELELVVGGLNKPIFATHAPGDSDGLYIVPQRDSGHGAGIGTGTIVRHDLATGATTDFLQVTGLDTDTQGGLHSLAFHPDYQPDVEGSKFYLIALEPSPTPQIANNTLQEWVLGPAGAPQFSRTLMQFPGLETNDATHAMDWIGFRPGAVGDERDWLYMSVGDGGVQSNDSHYVNNPQDLSSMRGKMLRLDVGGADDRPGDPDRNYGFTPTIYFGDDEANDGVPGETAPEVYYSGLRNPWRASFDRETGDLWIGDVGHGGAEELNFVAGGVMGLDDGGQSAGPGAGVEYGIDFGWPRREGDEPGRWGLANDGGPLDPDGEGPRPESIDPVYAFTRSGDPESIRSITGGYVYRGPDQHPALQGQYFLGGFDFPEAKVMAADFTPNATGLGGDISFDIITPELQASIAGQGLELVQLSSFAEDAAGNVYLIDFGDECSSTSGCSAETGWTGVLTEFGTGEVYRLVYVPDPSEGDYNNDGMVNAADFTVWRDHLGEEFTLLNESVTPGVVTEEDYQVWVANFGSISPLFSEASNATVPVPAAAFLLALAVGAFSVQRRKLIADC from the coding sequence ATGCGTGGCGATCACTTCTTCGGGCGTGGTGGGCTCTCGGTGCGGAGCGGTTGGCTCATGCCGGCCGCGATCGTTGTCGCGGCTGCGGCCGGTCAGGCCCGGGCCGGTTACGAACTCGAGCTGGTTGTTGGCGGCCTCAACAAGCCGATCTTCGCCACCCACGCCCCCGGCGACTCCGACGGCCTCTACATCGTGCCGCAACGCGACTCCGGCCATGGCGCCGGGATCGGCACGGGCACGATCGTCCGCCACGACCTCGCGACGGGCGCCACCACCGACTTCCTCCAGGTCACCGGCCTCGACACCGACACGCAGGGCGGCCTGCACTCGCTGGCGTTCCACCCCGACTACCAGCCCGACGTCGAGGGGAGCAAGTTCTACCTGATCGCCCTCGAGCCGAGCCCCACCCCGCAGATCGCCAACAACACGCTCCAGGAGTGGGTGCTGGGCCCGGCGGGCGCGCCGCAGTTCTCACGCACCTTGATGCAGTTCCCCGGGCTCGAGACCAACGACGCCACCCACGCGATGGACTGGATCGGCTTCCGCCCCGGCGCTGTGGGCGACGAGCGCGACTGGCTCTACATGTCGGTCGGCGACGGCGGCGTGCAGTCGAACGACAGCCACTATGTGAACAACCCCCAAGACCTCAGCTCGATGCGCGGCAAGATGCTGCGGCTCGACGTCGGCGGCGCCGACGACCGCCCGGGCGACCCCGACCGCAACTACGGCTTCACCCCGACCATCTACTTCGGCGACGACGAGGCGAACGACGGCGTGCCGGGCGAGACCGCCCCGGAGGTCTACTACTCCGGCCTCCGCAACCCCTGGCGGGCGAGCTTCGACCGCGAGACGGGCGACCTCTGGATCGGCGACGTCGGCCACGGCGGCGCCGAGGAGCTCAACTTCGTCGCTGGCGGCGTGATGGGACTCGACGACGGCGGCCAGTCGGCCGGGCCTGGCGCGGGTGTCGAATACGGCATCGACTTCGGCTGGCCCCGCCGCGAGGGCGACGAGCCGGGACGCTGGGGGCTGGCCAACGACGGCGGCCCCCTCGACCCCGACGGCGAGGGGCCCCGCCCCGAGTCGATCGACCCGGTCTACGCCTTCACCCGCTCGGGCGACCCCGAATCGATCCGTTCGATCACGGGCGGCTACGTCTACCGCGGCCCCGACCAGCACCCGGCGCTGCAGGGCCAGTACTTCCTCGGCGGCTTCGACTTCCCCGAGGCCAAGGTCATGGCGGCCGACTTCACGCCCAACGCCACCGGCTTGGGCGGCGACATCAGCTTCGACATCATCACCCCCGAGCTGCAGGCCTCGATCGCCGGCCAGGGGCTCGAGCTCGTGCAGCTCTCGTCGTTCGCCGAGGACGCCGCGGGCAACGTCTACCTGATCGACTTCGGCGACGAGTGCAGCAGCACCAGCGGCTGCTCGGCCGAGACCGGCTGGACCGGCGTGCTCACGGAGTTCGGCACGGGCGAGGTTTACCGCTTGGTCTACGTGCCCGACCCGAGCGAGGGCGACTACAACAACGACGGCATGGTCAACGCCGCCGACTTCACGGTTTGGCGAGACCACCTCGGCGAAGAGTTCACGCTGCTCAACGAGTCGGTTACCCCCGGCGTGGTGACCGAAGAGGACTACCAGGTGTGGGTCGCCAACTTCGGCTCCATCTCGCCGCTGTTCAGCGAGGCGTCGAACGCGACGGTTCCCGTGCCGGCGGCGGCCTTCTTGCTCGCTCTGGCGGTGGGAGCTTTCAGCGTTCAGAGAAGAAAGCTGATTGCTGATTGCTGA